One region of Chlamydia psittaci 6BC genomic DNA includes:
- a CDS encoding dihydrolipoamide acetyltransferase family protein, whose amino-acid sequence MFEFRFPKIGETGSGGLVVRWLKQVGENVAKDEPVIEVSTDKIATELASPKAGKLIRCLVKEGDEVAAEEVIALIDTESAVEEEVVVEELSPNASCPQDSGKNSAWFSPAVLSLAHREGVSLQQLQQISGTGNDGRVTRRDLENYILEMRQPSCPNIANANENRIPMSPLRRAIASSLSKSSDEVPHASLIVDIDVTDLMNLIAEEKDRFFATHGVKLTITSFIIQCLAKALEQFPLLNGSLDGDTIVVKKSINVGVAVNLNKEGVVVPVIHNCQDRGLVSIAKTLADLSARARANKLDPSETQDGSVTVTNFGMTGALIGMPIIRYPEVAILGIGTIQKRVVVRDDDSLAIRKMVYVTLTFDHRVLDGIYGSEFLTSLKNRLESVTMS is encoded by the coding sequence ATGTTTGAATTTCGATTTCCGAAAATAGGAGAGACTGGTTCTGGAGGGTTGGTAGTTCGTTGGCTCAAGCAGGTGGGAGAGAACGTTGCAAAAGATGAGCCTGTAATTGAAGTATCTACTGACAAGATTGCTACGGAGTTAGCCTCTCCTAAAGCAGGGAAATTAATTCGCTGTCTCGTAAAAGAAGGTGATGAAGTTGCTGCCGAAGAAGTGATAGCCTTAATAGATACGGAGTCTGCTGTCGAGGAAGAGGTCGTTGTCGAAGAACTGTCACCCAATGCTTCGTGTCCTCAAGATTCTGGGAAGAATTCGGCATGGTTTTCTCCGGCAGTTCTTAGTTTGGCACACCGTGAAGGTGTTTCTCTCCAGCAACTACAACAGATTTCTGGAACAGGAAATGATGGGCGCGTCACTCGTAGGGATTTAGAAAACTATATCCTTGAAATGCGCCAACCTTCGTGCCCAAATATTGCGAATGCGAATGAAAATCGCATTCCCATGTCTCCACTACGTAGAGCTATAGCTTCCTCGTTATCTAAATCTTCAGATGAAGTGCCTCATGCTTCTCTTATTGTGGATATTGATGTCACAGATTTGATGAATTTAATTGCTGAAGAGAAGGATAGATTTTTTGCAACGCATGGTGTGAAACTCACAATTACTAGTTTCATTATCCAGTGTTTAGCCAAGGCTTTGGAGCAGTTCCCGTTATTGAATGGATCTTTAGACGGCGATACAATTGTTGTGAAGAAATCAATCAATGTGGGTGTTGCTGTTAATTTGAATAAAGAGGGCGTTGTTGTTCCTGTTATTCATAATTGTCAGGATCGTGGTTTAGTAAGCATTGCGAAAACTCTCGCTGATCTTTCTGCAAGAGCTCGGGCAAATAAACTTGATCCTTCAGAAACTCAAGATGGTAGTGTCACCGTTACTAATTTCGGTATGACGGGAGCTTTAATTGGCATGCCAATAATTCGTTATCCGGAAGTAGCTATTTTAGGAATAGGAACGATACAAAAACGTGTTGTTGTGCGTGATGACGATTCTTTAGCTATTCGCAAAATGGTCTATGTTACCCTCACGTTTGACCACAGGGTATTGGATGGTATTTACGGTAGTGAATTTTTAACCTCATTGAAAAATCGGTTAGAGTCTGTTACGATGAGCTAA